From a single Pseudophryne corroboree isolate aPseCor3 chromosome 6, aPseCor3.hap2, whole genome shotgun sequence genomic region:
- the PBDC1 gene encoding protein PBDC1, whose product MAAPTGGIGGLSSLGAAEALSVAEALSLPAEAYGNDPNVEMVWAMKAYQHAEVYFNLISSVDPHLLKLTRSDDLIYTAFRGKFPQLRIDVLDPEDLKSPAAKEEWRPFCMQFESQVEDFNYGTLLRLDSSKEYSEENTIFSTRIQFYAIEIARNREGYNDVIFHHRSTEATK is encoded by the exons ATGGCTGCACCGACAGGAGGCATAGGGGGCCTGAGCTCTCTG GGAGCAGCAGAAGCCCTGTCTGTGGCTGAGGCGCTGTCCCTTCCTGCAGAGGCCTATGGCAATGAT CCCAATGTGGAGATGGTTTGGGCCATGAAGGCGTATCAGCATGCAGAGGTGTACTTTAAT CTTATATCCTCCGTGGACCCTCACCTCCTCAAACTGACCCGCTCAGATGATCTCATTTACACCGCATTTCGAGGAAAATTTCCCCAGCTCCGTATTGATGTTCTGGATCCTGAAGATCTAAAGTCCCCAGCAGCCAAAGAG GAATGGCGTCCGTTCTGTATGCAGTTTGAGAGTCAAGTTGAAGATTTTAATTATGGCACCTTGTTAAGGCTGGATAGCAGCAAAGAGTATTCTGAGGAAAACACCATCTTCT CGACCAGGATCCAGTTCTACGCCATAGAAATTGCACGTAACAGGGAAGGATACAATGATGTAATTTTCCATCACAGGTCGACAGAAGCAACCAAATGA